A DNA window from Camelina sativa cultivar DH55 chromosome 13, Cs, whole genome shotgun sequence contains the following coding sequences:
- the LOC104735533 gene encoding homeobox-leucine zipper protein HAT7, which produces MYMYKEGRNNISNNQEGLRLEMAFPQHGFMFQQLHEDNTHHLPSPTSLPSCPPHLFYGGGGGNYMMNRSMSFTGVPDHHHNLTQKSPTTTNNMNDQDQVGEEDNLSDDGSHMMLGEKKKRLNLEQVRALEKSFELGNKLEPERKMQLAKALGLQPRQIAIWFQNRRARWKTKQLERDYDSLKKQFDVLKSDNDSLLAHNKKLHAELVALKKHDRKESAKIKRELAEASWSNNGSTENNHNNNTSDINHVSMIKDLFPSSIRSATATATTTSTHIDHRMVQEQDQGFCNMFNGIDETTSASYWAWPDQQQQHHNHHQFN; this is translated from the exons atgtatatgtataagGAGGGAAGGAACAATATTAGTAATAATCAAGAAGGATTGAGATTGGAGATGGCCTTTCCACAACATGGATTCATGTTTCAGCAACTCCATGAAGACAATACTCATCACTTACCTTCCCCTACATCTCTTCCTTCTTGCCCTCCCCACCTCTTCTATG gaggaggaggaggaaactaCATGATGAACAGATCAATGTCGTTTACGGGAGTACcagatcatcatcataatctaaCTCAAAAAAGCCCGACCACGACCAACAACATGAATGATCAAGACCAGGTAGGCGAGGAAGACAATCTATCGGATGATGGGTCACATATGATGttaggagagaagaagaagaggctgaATTTAGAGCAAGTTAGAGCATTAGAGAAGAGCTTCGAGCTTGGGAACAAGCTGGAGCCGGAGAGGAAGATGCAGCTTGCCAAGGCTTTGGGATTGCAGCCTAGGCAGATTGCGATATGGTTTCAGAACAGGAGAGCTAGGTGGAAGACAAAGCAGCTCGAGAGGGACTATGATTCGCTCAAGAAACAGTTTGATGTTTTGAAATCGGACAACGATTCTCTTCTTGCCCACAACAAGAAACTACATGCTGAG TTAGTGGCATTGAAGAAACACGACCGTAAAGAATCAGCAAAGATCAAGAGAGAATTGGCAGAAGCTTCATGGAGCAACAATGGGAGCACagaaaataatcataataataatacttcaGACATAAATCATGTGAGCATGATCAAAGATCTTTTCCCTTCTTCAATCCGATCTGCGACCGCGACCGCAACCACGACCTCAACCCATATCGATCATCGGATGGTTCAAGAACAAGATCAAGGATTTTGCAATATGTTCAATGGTATTGATGAAACCACGTCGGCTAGTTATTGGGCATGGCCTGACCAGCAGCAACAACATCACAATCATCATCAGTTCAATTGA
- the LOC104735534 gene encoding transcription factor PRE2 — protein MSSSRRSRQASSSSRISDDQIADLISKLGQSIPEIRQNRRSSTVSASKVLQETCNYIRNLNKEADDLSDRLTQLLDTIDPNSPQAAVIRSLING, from the exons ATGTCGTCAAGCAGAAGGTCGAGACAAGCAAGCTCATCATCAAGAATTAGCGATGATCAGATCGCTGATCTCATCTCAAAGCTCGGACAGTCCATTCCGGAGATTCGCCAGAACCGACGTTCTAGCACG GTATCAGCGTCGAAAGTGTTACAAGAGACTTGCAACTACATAAGAAACTTGAACAAGGAAGCCGATGACCTCAGTGATCGATTGACGCAGCTTTTGGACACCATTGATCCTAATAGCCCACAAGCAGCCGTTATTAGGAGCTTGATTAATGGGTAA